Proteins from a single region of Vicinamibacteria bacterium:
- the treZ gene encoding malto-oligosyltrehalose trehalohydrolase, whose translation MSRRRLGATPVDGERCHFSVWAPEQARVELFVEGESHPRALERDDLGYHQAVFERVPAGTRYLYRLADGKDRPDPASRFQPEGVHGASEVLDLGFEWTDRGWVGYPTSSCVLYELHVGTFTTDGTFDAVVGHLDRLRELGITVVEIMPVAQFPGSRNWGYDGVFPFAVQASYGGPRGLQRLVDACHRRGLAVVLDVVYNHLGPEGNILGDYGPYFTDVYRTPWGAAINFDGPESEGVRRYFIENALQWIGEFHIDGLRLDAVHAILDRSAKPFLEELAAEVHALGERVGRRVAVIAESDLNDPRLVRSTALGGFGLDSMWCDDLHHATHVLLTGETNGYYEDFGKVEHLARAWERGMTYAGEYSRYRKRRHGRPVTDLERQHIVVSVQNHDQIGNRMFGERLGAIVDFESEKLAAGVLLMSPFVPLIFMGQEYGETAPFQYFVSHGDPELRKAVREGRRDEFRSFDWKGEVPDPQSEEAFRRSVLNHELRVQGRHALVHELYRELLGLRWRLLAIGMDDTICFEARNALLTLRDRRAWMMFHFGQEPIPLMVPLPEGRWVKAFDSAEAKWQGPGSDLPETLDSEGEAELSLPARSFAVYCREKLPDQGEA comes from the coding sequence ATGAGTCGACGGCGGCTGGGAGCGACGCCGGTCGACGGAGAGCGGTGCCATTTCTCGGTATGGGCGCCGGAACAGGCTCGTGTCGAGCTATTCGTCGAGGGCGAGTCGCACCCTCGCGCGCTCGAGCGCGATGATCTCGGCTACCACCAAGCGGTATTCGAACGGGTGCCTGCCGGCACCCGTTACTTATACCGGCTAGCGGACGGAAAGGATAGGCCCGATCCCGCGTCTCGCTTCCAGCCTGAGGGCGTTCACGGCGCCTCCGAGGTCCTCGACCTCGGCTTCGAGTGGACCGACCGTGGCTGGGTGGGTTACCCAACGTCGAGCTGTGTGCTCTATGAGCTTCACGTGGGAACCTTCACCACCGACGGAACCTTCGACGCAGTCGTCGGTCATCTCGACCGGCTGCGGGAGCTCGGCATAACCGTCGTCGAGATCATGCCGGTCGCGCAGTTTCCCGGATCGCGAAACTGGGGCTACGACGGCGTCTTCCCCTTCGCGGTGCAAGCCTCTTATGGTGGCCCGCGAGGCCTGCAGCGCCTGGTCGATGCCTGCCACCGGCGGGGATTGGCGGTCGTTCTGGACGTGGTCTACAACCATCTCGGCCCCGAGGGTAACATCCTCGGAGATTACGGGCCTTACTTCACCGACGTTTACCGGACTCCGTGGGGGGCGGCCATCAACTTCGACGGACCCGAGAGCGAAGGGGTTCGCCGCTATTTCATCGAGAATGCGCTCCAGTGGATCGGCGAATTCCACATCGACGGGCTCCGTCTCGACGCCGTCCATGCGATTCTGGACCGATCGGCGAAGCCGTTTCTCGAGGAGCTCGCCGCCGAGGTGCACGCGCTCGGCGAGCGTGTCGGGCGCAGGGTAGCCGTCATCGCCGAGAGCGATCTCAACGACCCGCGGCTCGTTCGCAGCACGGCTCTCGGCGGCTTTGGTCTCGATAGCATGTGGTGCGACGACCTGCACCACGCGACGCATGTCCTCCTCACCGGAGAAACGAACGGATACTACGAGGACTTCGGTAAGGTGGAACATCTCGCCCGCGCCTGGGAGCGGGGGATGACGTACGCCGGCGAGTACTCTCGTTACCGAAAGCGCCGACACGGGCGGCCGGTGACCGACCTCGAGCGGCAACACATCGTCGTCTCGGTACAAAACCACGATCAAATCGGGAACCGGATGTTTGGCGAGCGCCTCGGCGCCATCGTCGACTTCGAGAGCGAGAAGCTCGCAGCGGGCGTCTTGCTTATGTCTCCCTTCGTCCCGCTGATATTCATGGGCCAGGAGTACGGCGAGACGGCGCCGTTCCAGTACTTCGTCAGCCACGGTGATCCCGAGCTCAGGAAGGCGGTGCGCGAGGGCCGCCGCGACGAGTTTCGAAGCTTCGATTGGAAGGGCGAGGTCCCCGACCCTCAGAGCGAAGAAGCGTTCCGACGCTCGGTGCTGAATCACGAGCTGCGCGTCCAGGGACGCCACGCCCTAGTGCACGAGCTGTATCGAGAGCTTCTGGGGCTCAGGTGGAGGCTCCTTGCCATCGGCATGGACGACACCATCTGTTTCGAGGCTCGAAACGCCTTGCTGACCCTCCGGGACCGCCGCGCCTGGATGATGTTCCACTTCGGCCAAGAACCCATTCCGCTAATGGTTCCTCTGCCGGAAGGCAGGTGGGTCAAGGCGTTCGATTCGGCCGAGGCGAAATGGCAGGGACCCGGGAGCGACCTCCCCGAAACGCTCGATTCGGAGGGTGAGGCCGAGCTCTCACTGCCGGCGCGTTCGTTTGCGGTCTATTGTAGGGAGAAGCTACCAGACCAGGGCGAAGCTTGA
- the glgB gene encoding 1,4-alpha-glucan branching protein GlgB gives MTKPSRPPRSTPNRSQEVSELTDVEQPLWSLLTDLDIHLFNEGTHCRLYDKLGAHPHTVDKARGTYFAVWAPNAAAVSVIGEFNGWDRERTPLAERGSSGIWEGFVPGAVVGQLYKYHIRSRHRGYVVDKADPFGFAQEIPPRSASAITDLSYRWQDEEWMSRRGEANKLGAPTSIYEVHLGSWMRVPDEGHRSLGYRELAPKLIDYVTKMGFTHVELLPVMEHPFFGSWGYQVTAYFAPSSRFGTPHELMFLLDALHRAGIGVILDWVPAHFPKDEFGLGYFDGTHLYEHADPRQGIHPDWDSFIFNYSRNEVQSFLLSSAMFWLDRYHADGLRVDGVASMLYLDYSRKEGEWIPNEYGGRENLGAVRLLRRFNETVYEEHPDVQTIAEESTAWPMVSRPTYLGGLGFGLKWDMGWMHDTLRYMSKAPVHRKYHHQDLTFRSLYAFQENFVLPLSHDEVVHGKGSLLGKMPGDEWQKFANLRLLFAYMYALPGKKLLFMGGEIAQWGEWQHDGSVEWHLLRYDRHRGIQDLVSQLNRLYRTEPALHELDCDSRGFRWIDANDAEQSVLAFSRHGAEDRGAVAVVCNFTPVPRDNFRIGVDHLGGWKELVNTDAKEYGGSGHGNFGRVEASPVPWHGRRFSLNLVLPPLGVLYLKADEVE, from the coding sequence ATGACCAAACCGAGTCGCCCCCCCCGATCGACTCCCAATCGATCGCAAGAGGTCTCGGAGCTTACGGACGTCGAGCAGCCGCTGTGGTCCCTTCTTACCGACCTCGATATCCACCTCTTCAACGAGGGTACGCATTGTCGCCTCTATGACAAGCTGGGAGCTCACCCGCACACCGTAGACAAAGCTCGTGGCACTTACTTCGCCGTCTGGGCGCCCAACGCGGCCGCTGTCTCGGTGATCGGAGAGTTCAACGGATGGGACCGAGAGCGGACCCCGCTCGCTGAGCGTGGCTCTTCCGGGATCTGGGAGGGCTTCGTGCCAGGTGCGGTCGTGGGGCAGCTCTACAAGTACCACATCCGCTCGCGACACCGGGGCTACGTGGTCGACAAGGCCGATCCCTTCGGCTTCGCCCAGGAGATTCCGCCCAGGTCGGCTTCTGCGATTACCGATCTGTCCTATCGGTGGCAGGATGAGGAATGGATGAGCCGGAGGGGTGAGGCCAACAAGCTCGGCGCCCCCACTTCGATCTACGAGGTCCACCTCGGCTCCTGGATGAGAGTCCCTGATGAAGGGCACCGCTCCCTCGGCTACCGGGAGCTGGCGCCGAAACTGATCGACTACGTCACCAAGATGGGATTCACCCATGTGGAGCTTCTTCCGGTGATGGAGCATCCGTTCTTCGGCTCCTGGGGCTACCAGGTCACCGCCTACTTCGCGCCATCGAGCCGATTTGGGACGCCTCACGAACTCATGTTCCTTCTGGATGCGCTCCATCGAGCAGGTATCGGCGTCATCCTCGATTGGGTTCCGGCGCATTTTCCCAAGGACGAGTTCGGGCTCGGTTACTTCGATGGCACCCACCTCTACGAGCACGCCGACCCCAGGCAAGGCATCCATCCCGACTGGGACAGCTTCATCTTCAACTACAGCCGTAACGAGGTGCAGAGCTTCCTTCTCTCGAGCGCGATGTTCTGGCTCGATCGATACCACGCGGATGGGCTGCGCGTGGACGGTGTGGCATCCATGCTCTACCTGGACTACTCACGCAAGGAGGGAGAGTGGATCCCGAACGAGTACGGAGGTCGTGAGAACCTGGGTGCGGTTCGCCTGCTGCGCCGTTTCAACGAGACTGTCTACGAGGAGCATCCCGACGTGCAGACGATCGCCGAGGAGTCGACGGCCTGGCCGATGGTCTCCCGCCCCACCTACCTCGGCGGCCTGGGATTCGGTTTGAAGTGGGATATGGGCTGGATGCACGACACGCTCCGCTACATGAGCAAGGCACCTGTTCATCGCAAGTACCACCATCAAGACCTCACCTTCCGGTCTCTGTATGCGTTTCAAGAGAACTTCGTCCTTCCGCTTTCGCACGACGAGGTCGTGCACGGAAAGGGATCGTTGCTAGGAAAAATGCCCGGTGACGAGTGGCAGAAGTTCGCGAACCTGAGGCTCCTGTTCGCGTACATGTACGCACTTCCGGGAAAGAAGCTTCTCTTCATGGGTGGCGAGATTGCCCAGTGGGGCGAATGGCAGCATGACGGCAGCGTCGAGTGGCACCTGCTCCGATACGATCGCCATCGGGGAATCCAGGATCTGGTTTCCCAGCTGAATCGCCTTTATCGTACCGAGCCCGCGCTTCACGAGCTCGACTGCGACAGCCGCGGTTTTCGGTGGATTGACGCGAACGATGCCGAGCAGAGCGTGCTCGCCTTCTCACGTCACGGCGCGGAGGACCGGGGGGCGGTCGCGGTGGTCTGTAATTTCACGCCGGTTCCCCGAGACAATTTCCGCATCGGCGTGGACCACCTCGGCGGCTGGAAAGAGCTCGTCAATACCGACGCCAAGGAGTACGGCGGCAGTGGTCACGGAAACTTCGGGAGAGTGGAAGCCTCACCAGTTCCGTGGCATGGTCGCCGATTCTCACTCAATCTCGTGCTGCCGCCTCTCGGAGTGCTCTACCTCAAAGCGGACGAGGTCGAATGA